The Pogona vitticeps strain Pit_001003342236 chromosome 7, PviZW2.1, whole genome shotgun sequence genome segment CCGCACGGAACGAAGAAGAAAAATCCCATTTCTTGCACTTCATTTTGTATCtctgggaggaggagaaggaggccttGGAACATCACCGAGGAGAGAAACGGGGAACTTGTGCTTTTGCTGACTTTATATGTAGTGTGGGTCTTAACAAGCCCGTCCTGCAACTTTTATTTTGTATgggaatttgatttttaaaaccgggggggggggagggggaatatgtctgccttatttttcttctgattcctcctctctttcccctacccaaaatttccttttttatgcttttaatgAGTCCTTTTCTGGTCTTgccacttaaaaaaagaagaaaaaaaaacaagctctcCCAGGGCTATGGGATAGTTCTCATCTATGCATTTGTTTTGTGCATACGACAATTCAGTAGCACCACCGGAGCAAAAAAACCGAGTGGGGCGCTAGGGTTTTAACAAGGGAAAATggtttgcctctctctctcttcccccccccccggctcccctTCCGTTTGCAGCCCTGAAACCTGGGGGCTCGGCTGGAGAGGCGACCGGCCTTCCGTCAAGCATCCTAAAGCCGAAGGCTCTCCAGGGAGTTAAAAAATAAACTCCTGCAGGGCTTTTTCAAGGCGGCCCCCTGATTTCTTCTCCGCTGTGGTGTCTTTTCCGTTGCCTGTGCCAGGCttgatcccccccaccccccaaaatctgGTGCCCCTTTCTCCTTGTCTGCCTGGGCCCCCAGATCTCTGAGCCCGATTAATTTGCTGCctggtggagtgggggggggcatctcTTCTTCATGGGTGCGTTCTTGTTTTGAGCCACCAACCCCATGACTTCTGTGGGTCGAGACCCTCTCTTCTCAAAGTTATTTTGCAGTCCCTTCTTGCGCCCTTTGGAAACATAAATTATTTCTCCCCTGTGTTTCtgcgcgtgcatgtgtgtgtgtgtgtaaatttctCAAGGGGCAGGAGTTTAGCGGATCAGTGACTGATGGAGCACATGGGAATACTGCTCAAGTTTAGAACTGGgatgagcattaaaaaaaactttggccTTTGGAGGTGATCTGGGGCTGCTGACCCCACAGCCCCTCCCCATCATTGGCCGTGCTTGTCAGGGCACTAAATAAATTGTTTGGCAGGTTGTGTCAAGTTTTGGTCGGATGCCCCTTGGCCAGCTTGTCCTATTTATTATTGTTTGCCTTTTCTCTTAGGAGCTAGTTATCTTGGGGCCTCTGACACCCCTTCGGATGTGAATCTGTCATCCCTCCACACAAATGAGTGTGAGGAGGGCTTTCCCCCCACCTATAAAATACAGATTTGGAGATTCTGTATCCCCCGCGTTGTTTCAGGAGTGGGAACTAATCCCCACCCTTTTGCTACGGGAGAGCAAACAAGAAGCTGAGGCTCAAAAGATTTACTACCCAGAGATTTTCTCCATGGATGCTTGTGACCCTAGTCTAAGAGGCAGTTTCCTTGAATTCCTGAGATTTTTAGTATGGCTCTAAGACAAAGCCAGTTTTTTGCCTGGGGCATTGCACCTTTTCCCCCCAGCTACAGCCTGCCCGTTTAAGGTAATTCGGTCTTTCTCTTGCATTATGGTGGGTCATCTGCCCATCCCTCAAGTTTGTGTCCAGGGGGGGTGGCGGGAGCTAGTTGGGCTTTTAATAGAACTTTGCCCAAGAGGCTAAAGTAGGCCCAAGAAATTAAGCTTAGCTGGCCTTGTTTCATGTATTCTGGATTGtcgcttttttcccctccctctttctcagtTGGGTTTCGGCCAAAGAGCTGCTGGGCCATCTCCTAATTTGTTTAGACTCCCCAAAGCTGGTGAAACTCTGTGGCGGACATTTGCAGCTTTTTGGGGGTGGAAGTCCGTCTATGTTTTGGCTCCAAAGGGGGAGAGGAGTGTCAGGACCGAGAAAGATGCACAGCACTTTAGAATTCCCGACTCATTCAAGGGTGTTGAGCCTTCTCCTGCTCGCGAATGGGCCTCCCCATCCCGGTCGAGGGTTGTCcctttatgcatttttaaattgtagCCCTAGTTGGTTTCTAGTTTGCTCGCCTGTCTTGGCTGCTTTGGTTTTTTTGAGAGGGGTGGCCTCTGTCCTCCTCCATGTATGCCTGTAGATCACTGCGTGGAGCCTTCCCGTGTCGTTCTAGGAGACACTGTCTCCGTTACGGTGAGATGCCAGTTTGGAAATGATGGAAAAGCCACACCGTTTAGCTTGCCACAGAGGGCTGCCTCCAAGTTGAAATGCGGAGTATAACGTCCGGGCATGTTTGTGTTAATTTATTTGGTCAGGGATTCTCCCTTTCAACTTTTCTGAAGTTGTCAGCAGGACTCTTGTATTGAAAATGAAGTCTGGAGGGATTCTGGTGCCAgcacccccccttccccacccctgaACTCatggaattaaataaataagggatTCACAACCGTACAACTTTGGGATTCTGTGGcttcccagtgtgtgtgtgtgtgtgtgtgagcgagcATCTGTGCTCCTGCCACTTTGTGTCTGTGCGCGTGTGCCCTTtgtgtgcttttatttttctagAAGCCTTTTTGCGCCCTGGGGTGTCTCCAAAGTTACCTTGAGTGAGTGGGGAAACGCTCAGCTCTTAAAACAGACCGAGGGGGTGGTCTGTTGGTGTTGCATTCCTTGAAGTGACCTTAAGTCAAATCCAGTGTTCATTTACTTGAAGAGATCAACCCTATGAGCTCAAGGGGGCTCCCTCCCTAGCAAATGTCTTTGCCTGTGGTTAGGCTCTGAAGCTTCTGTGTATTACTTCGGAGAAGTGCGTGCCTGTGTGTCTGGGTAAGAGAGAAGATAAAATCTTGGATCCTTCTCTGTGCTGAGGTTTGCTCACCACCCACCCTATCCCTGATCAGAGTCTTTTTTtggagtttttgttgttgttgttattattattattattatttgtaatgTCATAAGGTCAGCTTCCTTAAGAAAAGAAAGGCTTGGAGGCTGATTTTGTCACAAGGTGCTCGCTCTgatgtttcctttccttctcctcctcctccatcacaacTGGATTCTTGCATCCTAAATTCAGCCCTGGAGATGGTTTTCCAGGTCCACCTGGGACGTACTGTACCGGGAGGAGGTGAGCGACGGACATTCTGTGTGTCCCATCTTACAGATCTAAAATGCGCCCCTGGACGTGCAAACACTCATTGCTCCCCTTCGAGCGACCATATGCTCCTGAAGGCTTGAATTCTAGAAAGCCCTAGGTCTTAGAACTCTGGTTTGGCATCTTCCTTTTCTGCTAGCGTTTCCTGGGCTGTCGAAttttctgcctctttgcctcagacagCCTAGTCCAAAACTTGAAGGAGAGATCCAagttgattgggggggggagagacacggTGGGAGCTGGGCATCTGCTCCGTTTCCCTCCTGGGATCTCTTCCAAAAGCTGTCTTAATGCCCGCGAGGCTTGTGGATGGGTGGATAAAACGATCTCGGGTGGCTCCCCTGTCATATTCTATCCTAACCAAGATATGTGTTTCAGTTCCAGGGTGTCCCCTCTTTGCTCCCTTCCGTACATACGGAGGGAGGGggagtctttttcttctcccatGTCGAATGTGGCTCCTTGTGCTTGGGAAATCTAGGGACACTCAACCTGATCCTTTAAGAGAGAAGGCCAGGTGGGGACTTCTCTACTCCTTTCTCTGGTTTAAACCTTCCTCTGTGAGCCTGAAACCTCGCTCAAGCTTGCCAGCGTGCCCCACGTAGGTTCGCTTTGCTGGTTTGGCTTTGATTCTCTGACTTCGTTTCTTGTgctgccatcctgccttctccctcccacccctggcAATCAGCCCCTGGGTGACACATGGTTCCCCTGTTCCACCAGGGCGtgttcagacagacagacacactgcTGGGGGTCGTTTCAGAGGGCCTTGGATGGCTAGAGGGGGGGCCTGGAGCCTAGGGGCTGCTCCGTCCCACACTTAACGGTCTAAAACTTAACTCTAAACCTCTCGATCCAGGGTGAGATGGTTTGGCTTCACACTCAAAACAGGGGAGCCGAAGAATCCTTCATGGCTGGATGAGCAGCTTGGCCATTTTGCTTTTCAGTCTGCAGGATTCTCCACCTGACATCTTGCAGGAGATGTGAATAGGCTCAAATGGGTGGTTGTTTTCTGGTCCTGGAGAaattgtctgtgtgtgtgtgtgtgcatgcgtgcgcgcATGGGAGTGTGTATGTAGAGGGAGAGTCCGATGAAAGCATCGGAGACCGTCCAACCGTTCAGCTCTGTCAAAGTGTTTGGGCTGAGTTGGGGGTTAGTTTTGTCAACTACGGAAGCCAAATCTCACCTTTGTAGTTAATTACTTTCATGTTGAATTCTGTACCACCACAGTTCTTAAATATTTTAAGTTCCCCATCCCATCCAAaatctattttatattttaatgaagaagatgatgatgaaaaagaaaataaaaaaaactaaaaatggaGAGATGTGTgtagaacaaaataaattaaagatgCTACATGATGTAAATTGTTAAATAAACATTTAAGTTTCCATGTGTCTGcctggtggtgtgtgtgtgtgtgtgttatatatatgtatatatacctaATAGTGTCGCTTTTTCCTGATGATTTCTGGTGGGCTTAGGCTAGTAAATAAATGATAAGTGTGGAATATAGAATTCTTACGCACCTTGTCATGAAAGCACCCCCTGTGCTGCCTAATTTGAGGGCCCAAATTGGTCTTCCTGACCTCTTCCTGAATAGCTGCTGCTTGGCTGCCTTCCATCCATGCTTCCTCCTGCTCTGTTCTTGCTCCTGAAAAGATCAGGCTCCCCACCCAAGGGTGTCCTTAGTTCTGTGCAGCTGGAATAATTGCTCATTTTTGCCAGTCAGGCATAGATCTCGgtagctttgtgtgtgtgttttcctgtgGGAATAAAACAATGCAGTCTGAAGGGAATGATGGCAGAGTTGGCctttccacttttttctttttgacccTTTCAAGTTTCTATCCCTCAACAGCCAGTGCGTTTTGCAGCCGCAGTGGGGAGCTCAGTTCTGGGGGCTCAGAGGCACATTTTGGTATCCCTTGGCGGGAGCATATGAAGAACAAAAACCCACCGTACTGTATGGTGCTTGGTTTGCTTTCCCTGCCCAGAAAGTTGAAGCAGTACCTCTGCAGGCAAATTTGGGATCAGAGGTTTTAagaggggaagcttccctgtccTCTTTGATGCCTGAAGCGGTTTGCATCTCTCTAGTGTAGCTGGGTGTTTTGCGAACGTGCTGGCCGTTAAAAAAAAGCCCGTACAAATGGCTGCCTGAGACACATGTTTCCTTCCAAGATGTTTTATTCATTTCTGTGGCAGCCAGGAGGGGATCCTGGCGAGAAGAACTTTCAACCAGCCCAGGATCCCCGAGGACTTTCAGGGCCTGCGCATCACGGAGCAGGAAGAACGGAGAGGAAATCTTTCAGCTTCGGCCACCGGCAGCGGACTTTCCGTCCTCGAGCCGGCCTACTGCTGGACACGCCGGATGGACTGGACCTGGAAAGTCTGGGCGTGGGAGCCCCACTCTCGCCAGTGCTTGTAGTCTCCGCCGTGGTGGTCAGCCTCCAGGATGTACTGGTAGCCACGGTAGCCTGGATACTGGTAGCAAACCCACCTGCAACAGAGCAGCAGGGAGAGGAGAGACTGAGTCGGCAGGCTCTTAATTGACTCTCTAGTTAGTTAGATATCTATCTACCCTTGGCATTACCTGGTGTGAAAAgggccagacacacacacacaccagcaaccTCCCAATTTGTGTTTTCTTGGGGCGCAGAATGGGACATCTAGTCTGACCTCGCAGtaagtggtttccttgtgttctACCAAGTGGACTGTGGGGGGCGCTTTAGGCTTTCATTTCCTCTGCTGGGAAGAGTGTTTTGGTTCAAGGAGGCAGCAGAGGCAGCCTAACGAAAGCCCTTGATCAGGGGCTGCTTGGACTGAGGTGCTTTTGTGCTACAAAGCCAtcatactttttattttatttttaaatttaaaatagctttatGCCACCTTCCTCTTtaaaatcccacagccagcaccACCCGGACCAACTCCATTACTGAGTTTATATTACAGTACCTCTTtgcaggaggtgggtgggagagatACTAAAGCGTAACTAAGTCACATTTCAGCAATAATGTAACAGATTATCTTATTTAAGGAACATTTTCTATTTACTTTCTGGTTATTTTTCCAAAGGATGTTTTGAAAGCCGCCTGACACagtttccacacacacactcacacaaaaaAAACTTTCTGCCATTATTTTGTCTCTCCtgagttgtttctgttgttgcacaaacggcaacaacaacaaaacagcccGGAAGGTACCAGCTGGCTCCTCGGGAGGCGCCGTTCTGTGTCCAAAAAGTTTGCCGGGAGACAGCTTTAAAAGAAGGGGATGTCTCTGGCCGGGACTTACGCTCCGCTGTGGACCTTCATGGAGCCCACCTCGTTGTTCCCCCAGCCCATGGCCTGCAGGGAAGGGTAGTCATCGTGAACCTCCCACTGCTGGCCCATGAAGTTCTCTTTCTCGAAAAGGGTGACCTTGGATTCCTTGTGGTTCTGCAGGTGGGGAGAAGGAGGCAAAAGGAGAGGGTCAGGACGAGGCTTCACGAGCTGGCTCAGCTGCGGAAGCAGCCAAGCGCTTAGACAGCCGGCAAAAACCCGGACCCCTTGCCCACGAGACTGAGGACAAGCTGGACACGATCGAGGGGGGGAGGACTGCCAAACCTGGCTGAGGGCACCCGGCTGGCTTAGGCtctgaccccccaccccaccccatgtctGACCCCCCGAGGCCTGCCCTCCTTTTCCAAATGGCACCCACCCACTTTAAATTTCCCCCAGAGTTGTCACGTTTAATTACACTTTCCCCTCAAGCTCTGGAGATGAACTATTtcctaggggggaaaaacacaactaGGGATATATTTTTCTGCCTCCAAAGTATCCGTTGCAGAGCCCTTTTTAAACATGGTGTCTTAAGGAATTGCTCTAAGAAATTTGTCCGTTTCAAGAGGCAAGCTTTCAGAGTTCacagaaatttttttttctggacggGCTTATCCTAACAATggccgaaaaacaaacaaacaaacaacaaccaaaCCAGGTACTTAAAGAAGAAACTAGAATTAAAATATGGGttccatttaaaaatactgtatcgGAATACTGTGAAAGAACCGAAATCCCATTGTGGTAGAAATGATAAGccagtttatctttttttttctgaaaagggcTTCTAGATGTTTACATTAATATGATTATTGTATTTCTCGATTACAGTACATTTTAAGGACGTTAAATGTTGGTATTATTGTTGAGAGAAAGCCCAAATAAACAAAACTATTGCCAAGATAACAACGTGCCTTGTCACGCCTTAAACACTAATAGATTTTCTTCAGCGTAAGCTTTTTGTGGACTAAAGcccgctttttaaaaagatgtatgcGAAGAAGTTAAGCCCAACAAATCTGGTTCGTCTTTAAtgttccagaagaaagaaagaaaaactggaaaatcTCTTAATAGTTGAAGACAGGAAGAATTTGGTCACTAATAACTGGCAGTTTGCTGCGAAAACCCTGCGATCCTGAGGAGGTGACCTTCTGCGTCCCTCCGGTGGAAGGTGCTCAGCGGGACCAGAACTCGCTGCAGCCACCACGGAAAGACTCACCGCCGAGCAGATGGGACGGAAGGACATCAGGCGCTCAACGTGGTAAGCGTTGCTGCCGCTCCAAGCCTCCCACCGGGGGTATTCGCCACGCTCCAGAATGAACTGCTGGCCACAAAAATTGGTGTGCTCGTAGCCGAACCAGCTGTAAGAAAGAGGAGTCGGCAGGAGTCAGCcatggagggggggaagggggggtctTCTGGAGGGCCCGTGCCCTCATGAAGGTGAGGAGGGTCAAGTTCACCCCCTGCCCAGGCCAAGCCTCAGTGGCCTTACTGGTCTGCCGGGCCGAGGGATGGAGGAGGCCGTGAGCTCCTGacgacatccccccccccctcgaggAGGTAGTAATCCTGTTCTCGTGATGGAATCTAGACATAACCTCGTGGCTCCTGGGCGAGTCCTGGAACAAAGTCCTCGGCCTGCCCTGTTTGGCCAAGAGCTGCTGGCTGAATGTTTCTGGAACACCTCCCTGGTGCCACGGGGGGGGGACACGTTTCAGCTGCCCTCTCGAGGCGTGGCGTCCTGCCTTTTTCACTCTTCCTGCAGTACCGATATTCTTCTCAGTTCCCTGAGAGACCCAGTTGTGACCTACCGGCTAGCTCAGCCTTGGAGACctgagaggggagagaaaggaggcCTTTCCCTCATTCTTCCTACTGGGAGTCAGGTTGGGTGAGAACGCGCCAGGGCTGGCctttctctggggggggggagttgccccCAGCCTTCTGAGCTCCTTGctcagggaagccaggctggctcctTCTGCAATGGTTTCCTGAACATGGCAGGCTAAACCCTTTCTGTTCAgggaggccttgggcaagcggctgCCTGATAACAAAAGGGGATTTATCGGATACTGCTTAATTTCTAATTATCATTCTTATTACTAGAACTGAGGTACTTTAAACATTGTTTAGCTTCATAGTACTTAAAGATTATAATTGGGTTAATCATGTCTTTGTGGCTTATTGTGTTTTCCTTGGCAATGGTGCTTAATAAAACTGCAGGCTGCTTTGCGCAGGTCCCCGTTTCTGTGAGAGAAGCGGGTTATCCATCAAACACATCTAATCATTATAAAgctattctgtttttttcctctagTCAAAACGGCTCCCAGATCTGCTTGCAAAGATAAGGAGGGTGGGCAGGCCCTGTCCTTAAAAGTTGGGATGCCATCTTACAGAAGCAGCAAACAAAGAAGAAGGatgaagaagggagggaaagatggaaagaCAGTTTTCATAATAATAAGGCCAGTCAGGTGGAatacctctcctccccccccccccccgtcacacacacacttgtttgcttgcttaaaaTGTCAGAAGCTTCTACTGCCCTGACTGGGTTTCAAGAGGCCTTGAAGGGCATGCTGAGGTACTCACGCGCCACTTTCCACTTTGAAGGAGCGGACGTTGTCAAAGCTGCACTCCATGATGTTGGGGCAGGAGGCAGTGAATTCCATCCGTTTGCCCTGGTAGTTTTCTTGGTCATAGATGGTGACCTGGAAGGGTGCAAGGCCGTCAAGTGTGGAACT includes the following:
- the CRYBA1 gene encoding beta-crystallin A3, with the protein product MEELSAFSEREFIPAAKMAQTNPQPGQLGPWKVTIYDQENYQGKRMEFTASCPNIMECSFDNVRSFKVESGAWFGYEHTNFCGQQFILERGEYPRWEAWSGSNAYHVERLMSFRPICSANHKESKVTLFEKENFMGQQWEVHDDYPSLQAMGWGNNEVGSMKVHSGAWVCYQYPGYRGYQYILEADHHGGDYKHWREWGSHAQTFQVQSIRRVQQ